A window of Clostridioides sp. ES-S-0010-02 genomic DNA:
TTCCCAACACTATAACCCACTTTTTGGTCAACTAAAAGCTTATGATAATTATTGACTGCTTTATTATTAACTTTAGTAAAATCATCAACCTTAGCTCCATCTAAGAGATAATATCTTCTCTTATTGTTTACATCAGTATTACCATAATAGTATTCTTCTCCTTGTTTATACTGCTCTGGTCTGTGTTTTAAAATGTAATGTTCTATAACATTAATTAAATTAAAAGTACTCTCTTTTTTTAGTTGAGCTTTTATTAAGTCTGTTTCACTTATATAAATTTTTAACACCTCCTTTATTTCAAGAAGCTTATTCCACTATTTTTAAGTTTATTATCTATAGAATATCTAAGAGCTGCCATTGCATCATCCATAAATTCAACTGGTTCATCAAGATATAACCCTGTTCTTTCATCTTGTTTCCATTTCCATTGTTGAATTTCTTTTATTGTATTGGTGCAACTAGGATGTACATGTATTCTTAACTGTTTTAAATAATCTATTTGAGCTTTAACACTTCCAGATCCTTTTTTAACTCCTTTAGCTTTATATCCCGCACTTTTCCACATTTTAATTCTATCTGGTTCAGCACTATCACAATACATAAATAAATTCTTTTCTAACCCTTTACTATTTGCAATTCTTATTATTTCTGATGTATCCATTTCATGTACATATATTTCATTACATATATATAGTTCGCCATCCTTAAAACCAATTCTAAGTATTACATTTGCATGGTTAAATCCAAAGTCTTGTGACAGTCTCATATTATCAAAATACTCAAATTCTGTAGGAAATTCATGTATAACATAATTTTTAAGTATTGCTCCACCAGTTTCTCCCCATTCTCCAAGTCCATATACTCTATAACCTTCGGGGTCTTGCTCTTTTCTCATTTGCATTCTTCTATAGTAAGCTTCATCAATGAATCTATTTTGTAAATAAGTGCTATGATGAGTGAATATATCATCATTTTTATAATCAAAATATTTTCTTTTTATCCAATGAGTGGCTGAAACCGGATTAAATGTAAATGTCATTTGATAGTATAAATTAGGGTTAGTTAAAATACCTCTTAAACGGTCGTCTAGTATATCTATATCACTTTCCATAAGTTCTGTAGCTTCTTCACACCAAACCCATGTTAGCTTACCTTTCGAGAAGTTAATTGATTTTAATTTTTCTCTTTGTTTTGCATCATTAACCCCTCTGAAAATTATAGAATTACCAGTAACTTTGTTCTTAATTTCTAAAGGATTTAAAGTTGTTTTCCAATATTTATCAGCTTGTTTACCATAAATACGATTTATAGCTCCTGTAAGTTCTGCATAGGTTGAATACTTGTGTGTAGCTTCTGATTTTCTAACTACTAATAAGTTAGCTCCTTGATACTTTTTATCACCTAGCTTTAGGATATAATCCTGTGCTACATTAACAGATTTTCCACTCCCTGCTGAACCTTTCATAGCTCTGTATCTTTTTTTAGTAAAGTTAGCTTCTCTAAAAGATGGATTAAATTGTACTCTAGTTATCATTAGAATCACCATAATCTATTACTATTTTTAATTCATCATTTTCGTCATCAGTTCTATTAAGTTCTCTTACTTCACATTTTAACTTCTCAACTCTATTTTTCTGCTCCTCTGTAGCCAAATTCCAATCCTTATGAATCATTTCATCATACTGCTTTATAAGGCTCCTTAACTCACTCATTGCCCTACTCTGTGCATTAAGAAAAGATGCTTGCCTATCCCATGCAAATTGGAATTCATATTCTATCTTCTCGCCATTTTCTGTACTTTCATGTTTTTTGAGTTCCTTAATCATTTCTTCTTTATCTTTAACATACATTATCTTTTGTGCTCTTATTATTGCTGCATATTGAATTGTTATCTGTTCCCAAAGAATATCAAATTTATCTTTATTATTTATCTCATTAATTAGGTCTTGAGTTTCTTCGGGTAAGTATTTTGAGAAGAAACCGAATTTTTCAGCGTTCTTATTTCCAGGTGGACCAGTAGCATTTTTATTACCTATGGGTGCACCCCTTTTACTTTTAGGTGCACTCTTCTTTTTCTCACTAGACCAATTGTATCTCTTTATCCATGACTTTAAAGTGTTTAAACTAATGTCATACTTTGCTGATATTTCCTTTTGTTTCATACCTTTTAGGTAATCTTGTTTTACATTTTCTTTGACATCTTGCACATCACCACCTCGTTTGTTTGTCGTTTTGGGAATAAAAAAAGAACTCTGGTTAGAGTTCTTTAACTAATATACATTCTTAAAATATACCAGTATTCTTTTTCTCATTAATTCATCAGTAACAGTTTCATTTATAAGCATTTCTAATGTTTTTTTAAATTCAGTAAATCGCTCTTCTTCTTTTATATTTGTTGAATTCATAACTAATATACTTTCTAAGGTCATTATTTTTAACTCATTAAATATAATCTTATCATTTTCATTTAAAATACAATCCTTCTCTTCTTCATTGATTTTATTACTGTAATTATTAATAATTCTAAAAATAGAAATACAATTACCTATTAATCCAACTGAGTAAAAAATTGTAAATACTACTAAGTATGATAGTATGAAAACTACTATTATAGAAAATAATACGTTCAATTTCACGTTCAGAAATGATATTATATATAGCACAAATAATACTACTATCAATAATCCAATTAACAATCCTTCAAAGTAAAACCCTAGAAATATTTTATTAATACTTTTTTCTTTTTTTCTCTGAGTAATAATATTCATTACTGTACTGCTTATTCCAGATAATAAAATAGCTAGTCCTGTAATCAGGAATCCCATTAATCCAAATAAAGCAATAGCTACATCCTTACTTAGTGACCTCAATAAGGAATTTATATCATCTATAGACGAATATTTGAATATACATCTGCATAATACTGTTATAACTATTGCTGATATAATTGCTATTATTGCTTCTAACGATTTAAAATTATACAGTTCTTTAAATTTCTTACTTTTAATAAATTCATTAAATATAGGGTCTTTAATAAACATAATTTATACCACCCTTTTATTTTTTACTTGAAATAAACAATTGAGCCTGTTTATTAAACTCATTCTCATCATATCCTTCTTCAATTGTTGTAATTACTGCTGCATCTTTATTGGTTCTTAAAACTTCATATGTATCATCTTTTGTTTTCCCATGTACATTTAAATCTCCATAACCATAAGATGCAGATTTTATTAATCTTTGCATAGCCAAAGCTTGCATATCTAAACCTTCACTAGATTGTGGTGATGATTCATATTCTAGCTTAGCCTTTTTTATATTAGCTGCTTTATATTCATAAGAGTCATTTATTAAATCATCAACATCATTATTATTTGCATTTGGGGGTATTATTGTTGCTACAACTTTATCCACCCTCTTAAACCTACTAAGCTTTTCTTCTAGTACACTCTTATCTTTCTTTAAAAATACTTCAAATCCATATTTCTTGAGATTTAATTCTAATAAATTTTTAAATGCCTCATTAAATTGACTATGACCAAACTTATTTCTAGTACAAAAAGTTATCAGTTCATTATACAAGTCAAAATAAAAATATATATTAGTAGACTCTTCCCTTTTATTTAAAACATTTTTTTTAATTTCTCTATTATATTCTTCTACAAACTTAGGTTTTATTCGAACAATATTACCTGTTATTATTTTATTCTGTTTATCTTTATCTAATTCAGTAAATATATATTCCTCTTTTACTTCTCTTTTCTTTTCTTGTCCTAATAAATCTTCATATGTAGAAACTGTATCTTTTATATATGAGTGCTCATCACTAATATTATCAAATAATTCATCTAATATTGATTGTAATTTTATTTTTTTATCATGTACTTCATATATTTTTGAATTTAAATTTACTTTTGACATATACATATATGGCATTTATTATCCCCCCCATTATTGGATTATTATACCATTTCCAAAACTATTTAACAATATTTTACAAATAGTTACTACTTCCTAATTATTAAACTAGTTTTTAGTTTTATCAAAATTAAAATTTTTATACATTTGCTTATCTATCTATCTTAGACTCTTACTCTCTAAATCGTATATTATCTTAACAACTTCATGTGTATCTTTCTACTTCTTATCCATTAATCCAACCTTTCTTACTTTATTTTTCTATTAAAAATTGACTTAAGTCTTCATTCTAAAGATAATTCTATCTCTTTAAAATCATTTCCAGATGTACAATCTATTATTTTTATCCCATCTACATATTTATGATTTAACTTATCATCATATATTTCTTTATAATATCTAAGTTTATTATCTAAGTTTGTATTTTGAATAATTATTACTTCTTCACTTGGATATCCTGTTATAGCTATTTTTAAACCGATATATTTTTTATCTAATAACTTTGCTTCAAAAAAAGATTTTCTCTAGATTAATCATATCCATTTTTTATTCTCCTTTGTTTTAAATCTAAAAAAGACTAAGTAGGGGTAACTTAGCCTTTTTAAAGGGGGATACATATTATTTAAGAGCAAGTTCTAGGAATCGAACCTAGACTAAACACCAGCACCTGCATGATGAGTGCGGTTACCAAGCCCCACTCTTTCAGACAATTGAATTAAATTCCGTTTTAATCCAATATATCTACATATAGTGTATTAATAAAACCTTTTGAACATAGTTAGAATTGAACTAACAGCGTCCTCACGCCCTGCCTAGTCTGTTCATAGTGACTAGGGCAATCCCTTAACCCTAGCCTAATATATATTTAGTTTTGAGAGGGAAATCTTTCATTTCCACAATATTATTATCTCATGTTTCAAGACTTCATGTCGGACATAAAACGGACATAACTTCTTATTGTATTTCTAATAAATTGAATATTGGTTCTTGCTCTGTAAGTGCTTGTCTGCCAAACATAGCTATTGAAATAGATGCTATAGCTATATCCCTTCTTCTTCTTAATTGTCTTTCTTCCATAAACAATTTATCTGATATTTGAAACCATTCAAATTTATTTATATATCTAAATTTTATTATTTCTCTTTCCACATATCTTAAATTATTTATAGCTATATCCA
This region includes:
- a CDS encoding PBSX family phage terminase large subunit, whose amino-acid sequence is MVILMITRVQFNPSFREANFTKKRYRAMKGSAGSGKSVNVAQDYILKLGDKKYQGANLLVVRKSEATHKYSTYAELTGAINRIYGKQADKYWKTTLNPLEIKNKVTGNSIIFRGVNDAKQREKLKSINFSKGKLTWVWCEEATELMESDIDILDDRLRGILTNPNLYYQMTFTFNPVSATHWIKRKYFDYKNDDIFTHHSTYLQNRFIDEAYYRRMQMRKEQDPEGYRVYGLGEWGETGGAILKNYVIHEFPTEFEYFDNMRLSQDFGFNHANVILRIGFKDGELYICNEIYVHEMDTSEIIRIANSKGLEKNLFMYCDSAEPDRIKMWKSAGYKAKGVKKGSGSVKAQIDYLKQLRIHVHPSCTNTIKEIQQWKWKQDERTGLYLDEPVEFMDDAMAALRYSIDNKLKNSGISFLK
- a CDS encoding helix-turn-helix domain-containing protein, with the translated sequence MQDVKENVKQDYLKGMKQKEISAKYDISLNTLKSWIKRYNWSSEKKKSAPKSKRGAPIGNKNATGPPGNKNAEKFGFFSKYLPEETQDLINEINNKDKFDILWEQITIQYAAIIRAQKIMYVKDKEEMIKELKKHESTENGEKIEYEFQFAWDRQASFLNAQSRAMSELRSLIKQYDEMIHKDWNLATEEQKNRVEKLKCEVRELNRTDDENDELKIVIDYGDSNDN